A window from Pseudomonas kribbensis encodes these proteins:
- a CDS encoding transcriptional regulator: MTTYNWDLIERLLHEVQNGAGHSFAPRSYAEDYAAEKAAAGEPIENLDHLKTIACEYEQKLLLRGYIEPRGDDEGSTGNNFSLTPRGSSLLSLIDSSIPGNDHPRQVLDEQEDALDEATFDRVASKAQIA; the protein is encoded by the coding sequence ATGACGACTTATAACTGGGATTTGATTGAACGCCTGCTGCATGAAGTGCAGAACGGCGCAGGCCACAGCTTTGCACCGCGTTCCTATGCCGAAGACTATGCAGCGGAAAAAGCGGCGGCAGGCGAGCCGATCGAGAATCTGGATCATCTGAAAACCATCGCCTGTGAATACGAGCAGAAGCTGTTGCTGCGCGGTTATATCGAACCCCGTGGCGACGATGAAGGCAGCACCGGCAACAACTTCAGCCTGACCCCGCGTGGGTCGAGCCTGTTGAGCCTGATCGACAGCAGCATTCCCGGTAACGATCATCCGCGTCAGGTGCTGGATGAACAGGAGGATGCACTGGATGAGGCGACCTTCGACCGTGTAGCGTCAAAAGCGCAGATTGCCTGA
- a CDS encoding DUF6279 family lipoprotein — translation MSRWFKHCATLLVFTLALGACSRVGLAYRNLDVIIPWTLSDYLDMTGEQKGWFNERLKEHLSWHCTTQLPGYLDWLDRLQTMVETNQVTDAALQARTLEAKQAIAETAREITPSAIELLQGLDDKQVADMNDAFAKDLRKRQQEYVKPPLAQQIAERGARMDKRLNDWLGPLSVTQEQRVMAWSTALGDQNTQWIANRAHWQQQFSAAVAQRKSPEFPQRIETLLVYRERLWTADYRKAYADTEAQARSLAVDLMAESTPQQRQRLLKKIEGVRKDFNDLKCLKAAKAG, via the coding sequence ATGTCTCGCTGGTTCAAACACTGCGCCACCCTGTTGGTCTTCACCCTCGCCCTCGGCGCGTGCAGCCGCGTCGGCCTGGCCTACCGCAATCTCGACGTGATCATTCCATGGACGCTCAGCGACTACCTGGACATGACCGGCGAGCAGAAAGGCTGGTTCAACGAACGCCTCAAGGAACACCTCAGCTGGCACTGCACCACGCAATTGCCGGGTTATCTGGACTGGCTGGATCGCCTGCAAACCATGGTCGAGACCAATCAGGTCACCGACGCCGCACTTCAGGCCCGCACTCTGGAAGCCAAGCAGGCGATTGCCGAAACCGCCCGGGAAATCACCCCATCGGCCATCGAGTTGCTGCAAGGGCTGGACGACAAACAGGTCGCCGACATGAACGATGCGTTTGCCAAGGACCTGCGCAAACGTCAGCAGGAGTATGTGAAGCCACCGCTGGCTCAGCAGATCGCCGAGCGTGGCGCCCGCATGGACAAGCGCCTCAACGACTGGCTCGGGCCATTGAGTGTCACGCAAGAGCAACGGGTGATGGCGTGGTCAACCGCACTCGGCGATCAGAACACTCAATGGATCGCCAACCGTGCGCACTGGCAACAGCAGTTCAGCGCCGCCGTTGCCCAGCGCAAAAGTCCGGAATTCCCACAGCGTATCGAGACACTTCTGGTCTATCGCGAGCGTTTATGGACAGCGGATTACCGCAAGGCCTACGCCGACACCGAGGCTCAGGCGCGCTCGCTGGCAGTGGATCTGATGGCAGAAAGCACACCGCAACAACGCCAGCGCCTGTTGAAGAAAATCGAAGGGGTGCGCAAGGACTTCAATGATTTGAAGTGTCTGAAAGCGGCGAAAGCAGGCTGA
- a CDS encoding TorF family putative porin: MLKPLCLFLAGLLASPVAHAQIFQRELGDFDLKLGTTPSRSMAQGLVKPSAAGSFHGGLDLTHDSGLYVGQYAPSMGLTPGKNLEIDSYVGFKQPFDQTLGYEVGMIHYSYPKVDTLDSQELFGGLTLLGSRFGIALSNDPDKQNNTLFADLGGNQPFGIGISMKYTTHQLNTPVSVDGGYVSSFTDWSVKFSRPVMGIDLDLIYSNSSLSGSDCSAYSGHNSQCDGLVTLKAERAFY; the protein is encoded by the coding sequence ATGCTCAAACCCCTCTGTTTATTTCTTGCAGGACTGCTGGCGAGCCCGGTGGCGCACGCGCAGATTTTCCAGCGCGAACTCGGCGACTTCGACCTCAAGCTCGGCACTACGCCCAGCCGCAGCATGGCTCAGGGCCTGGTCAAGCCCTCGGCGGCCGGCTCGTTTCACGGCGGCCTCGATCTGACCCATGACAGCGGCCTCTACGTTGGCCAATACGCGCCGAGCATGGGGCTGACGCCGGGCAAGAATCTGGAGATCGACTCCTACGTAGGCTTCAAACAACCCTTCGATCAAACCCTCGGCTACGAAGTCGGGATGATCCATTACAGCTATCCGAAGGTCGACACCCTCGACAGCCAGGAGCTGTTTGGCGGACTGACCCTGCTCGGCAGCCGTTTCGGCATCGCACTGAGCAACGATCCGGACAAACAGAACAACACGCTGTTTGCCGATCTGGGCGGCAACCAGCCGTTCGGCATCGGGATCAGCATGAAATACACCACCCATCAGCTCAATACGCCGGTCTCGGTGGACGGCGGTTATGTCAGCAGTTTTACCGATTGGTCGGTGAAATTTTCCCGGCCGGTGATGGGCATCGACCTGGACCTGATCTACAGCAATTCCAGCCTCAGCGGCAGCGATTGCTCCGCCTATTCCGGGCACAACAGCCAGTGCGACGGGCTGGTCACGCTCAAGGCCGAACGCGCGTTCTATTGA
- a CDS encoding CvfB family protein, whose amino-acid sequence MALVGRYNSLQVVKHTNFGLYLDGGADGEILLPNRYIPKDIPSEDEDWLNVFIYLDSDDKLIATTEKPKVQVGEFASLKVVEVNSIGVFLDWGLPKDLLLPYSEEKRQMTAGEYCVVHVYLDKHTRRITATARLDRYLDKTPANYSVGQEVDLLVAEATDMGFKAVINNKHWGLIHKNEIFKFMRSGMREKGFIKEVRADGKISLSLQPVGQEAASSLSSKILAKLRESNGTLAVSDKSDPALISSLFGVSKGNFKKAIGSLYKEGKIVIHADRIELT is encoded by the coding sequence ATGGCTTTAGTCGGGCGCTACAACAGTTTGCAAGTGGTTAAACACACTAACTTCGGTTTATATCTGGACGGCGGTGCCGACGGCGAAATTCTTTTGCCCAACCGTTATATCCCCAAAGATATTCCCAGCGAAGATGAAGACTGGCTCAATGTTTTCATTTATCTGGACAGCGATGACAAACTAATTGCCACCACTGAAAAACCAAAAGTTCAGGTCGGTGAATTTGCCAGTTTGAAAGTTGTTGAAGTCAACAGCATCGGTGTGTTCCTCGATTGGGGGCTGCCGAAGGATCTGCTGCTGCCTTACTCCGAAGAAAAACGCCAGATGACCGCCGGCGAATACTGCGTGGTGCATGTCTACCTCGACAAACACACCCGCCGCATCACCGCCACCGCGCGTCTTGATCGCTACCTCGACAAGACCCCGGCCAACTACAGCGTGGGCCAGGAAGTCGATCTACTGGTGGCCGAAGCCACTGACATGGGTTTCAAGGCCGTCATCAACAACAAGCACTGGGGTTTGATCCACAAGAATGAAATCTTCAAGTTCATGCGTTCCGGCATGCGCGAGAAAGGCTTCATCAAGGAAGTGCGCGCCGACGGCAAGATCAGCCTGAGCCTGCAACCGGTGGGGCAGGAAGCGGCCAGCAGCCTGAGTTCGAAGATTCTCGCCAAGTTGCGCGAAAGCAACGGCACCCTGGCCGTCAGCGACAAGAGCGACCCGGCGCTGATCAGCAGCCTGTTCGGTGTCAGCAAGGGCAACTTCAAGAAGGCCATCGGTTCGTTGTACAAGGAAGGCAAGATCGTCATTCATGCCGATCGCATTGAACTAACCTGA
- a CDS encoding DUF2177 family protein, which yields MKKALIAYVATLLTFLLLDGLWLGVLMAPTYRELLGPLMLEKPLLVPAAVFYCLYVFGCVAFVVLPALTWQRAVRMGALLGLVAYGTYDLTNWATLRGWSVQVTLLDWAWGTFATALACTVGFVVAGRFGRSTHHR from the coding sequence ATGAAAAAAGCGCTGATTGCCTACGTCGCCACGCTGCTGACGTTTCTTTTGCTCGACGGCCTCTGGCTCGGCGTGTTGATGGCGCCGACCTATCGCGAACTGCTCGGTCCGCTGATGCTCGAAAAACCGTTGCTGGTGCCAGCAGCGGTTTTTTATTGCCTGTACGTTTTCGGCTGCGTGGCGTTTGTGGTGTTGCCGGCGCTGACCTGGCAACGTGCTGTCCGCATGGGGGCGCTGCTCGGGCTGGTCGCTTACGGCACCTATGACCTGACCAACTGGGCGACGCTACGTGGCTGGTCGGTGCAGGTGACGTTGCTGGATTGGGCATGGGGGACGTTTGCCACGGCGCTGGCCTGTACGGTCGGATTTGTCGTGGCCGGCCGGTTTGGCAGGTCAACCCATCACCGCTGA
- a CDS encoding DMT family transporter, which produces MSVSRRSADGFALQVMIGLCLIWGVQQVLIKWAATDIAPVMQAAGRSGISALLVGLLICWKGGWDQVGTTWRGGLLAGALFGLEFLFISEGLQLTTAAHMSVFLYTAPIFTALGVHFLLPSERLRPVQWLGIFMAFVGIAVAFAGGVSWDNLDHRMLLGDALGVLAGASWGATTVVVRASRLSEAPVTLTLFYQLIVGFVGLLLIALLSGQITHVSLTAVAVGSVLFQGLVVSFFSYLTWFWLLRRYLAANLAVFSFMTPLFGVTFGVVLLGEELSLNFIIGAVLVLLGITFVSAEQWVRRRLRKALGQS; this is translated from the coding sequence GTGAGCGTCAGTCGGCGCAGTGCCGACGGCTTTGCCCTGCAGGTGATGATCGGCCTGTGCCTGATCTGGGGCGTGCAGCAGGTGCTGATCAAGTGGGCGGCGACCGACATTGCGCCGGTGATGCAGGCGGCGGGGCGGTCGGGAATTTCCGCACTGCTTGTAGGACTGCTCATCTGCTGGAAGGGCGGCTGGGATCAGGTCGGCACGACCTGGCGCGGCGGCTTGCTGGCCGGTGCCTTGTTCGGGCTTGAGTTCCTGTTCATTTCCGAAGGTTTGCAACTGACCACTGCGGCGCACATGTCGGTTTTCCTCTATACCGCGCCGATCTTCACTGCGCTGGGCGTGCATTTCCTGTTGCCCAGCGAGCGTCTGCGGCCAGTGCAATGGCTGGGGATCTTCATGGCATTTGTCGGGATCGCGGTAGCGTTTGCCGGCGGCGTGTCATGGGACAACCTCGATCACCGCATGCTGCTGGGCGATGCCCTCGGCGTGCTGGCCGGGGCCAGTTGGGGCGCGACCACCGTGGTGGTGCGCGCCTCGCGCCTGTCGGAAGCGCCGGTGACGCTGACGCTGTTTTATCAGTTGATCGTCGGTTTCGTCGGCCTGCTGCTGATCGCGCTGCTCAGCGGCCAGATCACCCATGTCAGCCTGACCGCCGTGGCGGTGGGCAGCGTGTTGTTCCAGGGCCTGGTGGTGTCGTTCTTCAGTTACCTGACCTGGTTCTGGCTGCTGCGCCGTTATCTGGCGGCCAACCTGGCGGTGTTTTCCTTCATGACCCCGTTGTTCGGTGTCACGTTCGGCGTGGTGCTGCTCGGCGAAGAACTGAGCCTGAACTTCATCATCGGTGCCGTGCTGGTGTTGCTCGGCATCACCTTCGTCAGCGCGGAACAGTGGGTGCGTCGGCGTTTGCGCAAAGCGCTCGGCCAGTCGTAA
- a CDS encoding MFS transporter, protein MSPLIRLSASFIALMMAMGIGRFALTPQLPHLISEGQIDLTAAGLIAAANYLGYLLGAVDAMFSRRPDQVQRRLHGGLWLCVLLTLASFWANGFWSHLLLRFGTGVASAWVLVMITALSQPLAAAAGRPRLGALVFAGPGLGIFLTGLLALFSHLAQQTSATLWLIYAAVALVMLLGIVRILPQPGVSASVAPAADNHSNRGIGRLAVVYALYGVGYIIPATFLSQMANAQFHGQWQADLFWPCFGLGAALGVLLVSLRRHDPDTTRHWLVATLWLQAAGVFACLLGSGLGLALGVILCGTPFLACMQLVMQRSRELAPHATQRNAGLLTACFAVGQLSGPLLAAVSSHFSGGLQPALVIAGSGLLIAGGLAWKPLTTGRALCANADAPTVPR, encoded by the coding sequence ATGTCGCCGCTGATTCGCTTATCCGCCAGTTTCATTGCCCTGATGATGGCCATGGGCATCGGGCGTTTCGCCCTCACGCCGCAACTTCCCCACCTGATCAGCGAAGGGCAGATTGATCTGACCGCCGCCGGTCTGATTGCCGCCGCCAACTACCTCGGCTATCTGCTCGGCGCCGTGGACGCGATGTTTTCCCGCCGGCCCGATCAGGTGCAGCGGCGCCTGCATGGCGGCTTGTGGCTATGTGTACTGCTGACGCTGGCGTCGTTCTGGGCCAACGGTTTCTGGTCGCATCTGCTGCTGCGCTTCGGCACGGGTGTAGCGAGTGCCTGGGTGCTGGTGATGATTACGGCGCTGAGTCAGCCGCTGGCTGCGGCGGCGGGTCGCCCGAGATTGGGAGCGCTGGTATTTGCCGGGCCGGGCCTTGGAATCTTTCTGACGGGGTTGCTGGCGCTGTTCTCGCATCTGGCGCAGCAAACTTCCGCCACTTTGTGGCTGATCTATGCCGCCGTGGCGTTGGTGATGTTGCTGGGGATCGTACGGATCCTGCCGCAACCGGGCGTCAGTGCAAGCGTCGCGCCTGCCGCCGACAATCATTCGAATCGCGGCATTGGGCGATTGGCAGTGGTGTATGCCTTGTACGGCGTGGGCTACATCATTCCGGCCACGTTCCTGTCGCAGATGGCCAACGCGCAGTTTCACGGACAATGGCAGGCGGATCTGTTCTGGCCATGCTTCGGCCTCGGCGCCGCTCTCGGTGTGTTGCTGGTGAGTCTGCGTCGGCACGATCCGGACACCACCCGTCACTGGCTGGTGGCGACGTTGTGGTTGCAAGCGGCTGGTGTCTTTGCCTGCCTGCTGGGCAGCGGCCTCGGCCTGGCTTTGGGCGTGATCCTGTGCGGCACGCCGTTCCTGGCCTGCATGCAACTGGTGATGCAGCGTTCCCGGGAACTGGCGCCCCACGCCACCCAGCGCAACGCCGGCCTGCTCACCGCGTGCTTCGCTGTCGGTCAGCTCAGCGGGCCGTTGCTGGCGGCGGTCAGCAGCCACTTCAGCGGTGGCCTGCAACCGGCGCTGGTGATCGCCGGCAGCGGCCTGCTGATTGCCGGCGGTCTGGCGTGGAAGCCGCTTACGACTGGCCGAGCGCTTTGCGCAAACGCCGACGCACCCACTGTTCCGCGCTGA
- the ptrR gene encoding putrescine utilization regulator PtrR encodes MEFSQLRIFQAVAEEGSITRAAERLHRVPSNLSTRLKQLEEQLGVELFVRERQRLQLSPAGKVLLDYTGKLFALRDQASAAVMGGQPAGDFVLGTLYSTAAIHLPALLARYHKQYPAVNLQVQSGPSGELLEGLLTGRLDAALVDGPPQLAGIDGVPLCNERLVLISEADHPPVRSAKDVEGRAVFTFRHGCAYRARLESWFAHYHAAMGRAMEIESYQGMLACVIAGSGVALMSESMLASLPGRESVAVHPLAEPFASATTWLMWRRGMVGANLNAWIEQQQALYPVAGEDTRETA; translated from the coding sequence GTGGAGTTCAGCCAGCTGCGAATCTTCCAGGCCGTGGCGGAGGAGGGCTCGATCACTCGCGCCGCCGAACGCCTGCATCGCGTACCGTCGAACCTGTCGACCCGGCTCAAGCAGCTCGAAGAGCAATTGGGCGTCGAACTATTCGTCCGCGAGCGTCAGCGTTTGCAGTTGTCGCCTGCAGGAAAAGTCCTGCTGGACTACACCGGCAAACTGTTCGCCCTGCGCGATCAGGCCAGCGCGGCGGTGATGGGCGGGCAACCGGCGGGGGATTTCGTGCTCGGCACCCTGTACAGCACCGCCGCAATTCACTTGCCGGCGTTGCTGGCGCGGTATCACAAGCAGTATCCGGCGGTGAATCTGCAGGTGCAGTCCGGGCCCAGTGGCGAGTTGCTGGAGGGGCTGCTCACCGGGCGGCTCGATGCTGCGCTGGTGGACGGCCCGCCGCAACTGGCCGGGATCGACGGCGTGCCGTTGTGCAACGAGCGGCTGGTACTGATCAGCGAGGCCGATCACCCACCGGTGCGCAGTGCCAAGGATGTCGAGGGGCGGGCGGTGTTCACCTTTCGCCATGGCTGCGCCTACCGCGCGCGGCTGGAGTCGTGGTTCGCTCACTATCACGCGGCGATGGGCCGGGCGATGGAGATCGAGTCCTACCAGGGCATGCTCGCCTGCGTGATTGCCGGCAGCGGCGTGGCGCTGATGTCGGAGTCGATGCTCGCCAGCCTGCCGGGCCGCGAAAGTGTCGCGGTGCACCCGCTGGCCGAACCTTTTGCCAGTGCGACAACATGGCTCATGTGGCGCCGGGGCATGGTCGGGGCCAACCTCAACGCGTGGATTGAACAGCAGCAGGCGCTCTATCCCGTGGCTGGCGAAGATACCCGGGAAACGGCTTGA
- a CDS encoding PA1414 family protein, producing the protein MKEKIQNWLHDLGVALGLIEPPLQPVPIRTDDEQRRRQQRRR; encoded by the coding sequence ATGAAAGAGAAAATTCAGAACTGGCTGCACGATTTGGGTGTTGCCCTCGGCTTGATCGAACCGCCTCTGCAACCGGTCCCGATTCGCACTGACGACGAACAGCGTCGGCGTCAGCAGCGTCGGCGGTAA
- a CDS encoding phosphopantetheine-containing protein, which yields MRRAAVRAAVHRFIKRLLEHRDFNDNTSLAELGLEKADIEDLIFHLEDEFGLTAFTAEEDRMLKSAKTANDLSRFLLEIGRH from the coding sequence ATGAGAAGAGCTGCCGTGCGTGCCGCCGTGCACCGATTCATCAAACGCCTGCTGGAACACCGCGACTTCAATGACAACACCAGTCTGGCGGAGCTGGGTCTGGAGAAGGCGGACATCGAGGATCTGATCTTCCACCTGGAAGATGAATTCGGACTGACGGCCTTCACCGCAGAAGAGGACCGAATGCTCAAGAGCGCGAAAACCGCGAATGACTTGAGCCGGTTTCTGTTGGAAATAGGGCGGCACTGA